Proteins co-encoded in one Sulfuricurvum sp. IAE1 genomic window:
- a CDS encoding CHASE domain-containing protein yields the protein MKPVWEMILNKKTLAYAILVAGIALSIAAFRYEQENAKEKERLRFETVTKQATLLITTRMDAYRHILYAGAGLYSASDKVERSEWRTFVDMLRIERSFPGIQGLGYAAVIDPFELKRHEAAMRKEGFVDYALRPAGKRESYTAIVYLEPLDERNRRAIGYDMFSEKTRRQAMVRAAESGVAAASGKVRLMQENQIDEQAGFLMYVPVYAKGARLETKAQRLAALQGFIYAPFRVKDLMRGVLGERYRDLAFEIYDGAPTQANLLLSRNMGSVVKDAPSIEKRIDIDGRVWTLRYRPLHGFVQEAQTSFPWLVLLLGTLLSFTLFAVIRSLIRTKEKAQQLAEKITAKLSISEERLRYVLEGSGDGIWDWNMETNEVFFSKRWKEMLGFRDEEISNNLFEWEKRVHPGDIDRVYKDLQLHLDGKTEVYTNEHRVMCKDGTYKWIFDRGIIVARDRHGRPARMVGSHADITERREMEESLKAERDYSANIIKETPIFVVGLAPDGTCNFVNPAGERISGYSAAELIGRNWWETFHPGESYAHIESLLHKLSTHADVRDYEMALTRKDGEERIIAWNSLIRSDANGECVEYIGFGYDITERKRVEAELMVAKEQAETANIAKSQFLANMSHEIRTPMNAVLGLSQLMFDSDLNPKQRDCIQKIYRSSKMLLEIINDILDYSKIEADKLELEEKSFALENVLSQLNAIFAQRAEEQGITLDFGMEENVPGIIVGDELRLDQILTNLLSNALKFTHKGKVSLNISLLERRGDRALIRFSVADTGIGMNESHIAKLFIPFSQADTSITRKYGGTGLGLTISRRLVNAMGGDLSVESRKGAGSTFSFDIDVAVTAWERETTLIAEREAPLELGLASTHEKRNLSELGGLHVLLAEDNLLNQEVVTMMLGRVGIVPTIARNGKEAVELFLSDPHRYDLLLMDLQMPIMSGYEATGIIRQYDAQIPIIALTAAAMIEDREKVLEAGMNDHLGKPIDMNDLYATIAKWSRASEGVSSSAERLYKKVSEDESVLDEEYLQTVSSGKAERIQQLLSMFLAQLEGEFVDLGEKIRHNDWEARAGIHALKGVSGNIGAEALCGVCTRIDAKYKRSENTADADADALQDAMAVLRERIRLYLQNSVADPVASSMDTETFNVLFAKISDSLKERNLVSPDEQRSLADALKGRVDKNELEEWRDAMDNFELQRAYEIMQGWKV from the coding sequence ATGAAGCCGGTATGGGAAATGATACTCAACAAAAAAACGCTGGCCTATGCCATTCTGGTCGCGGGAATCGCATTAAGCATTGCGGCTTTTCGATACGAGCAGGAGAATGCCAAAGAGAAAGAACGGCTCCGTTTCGAAACGGTGACCAAACAAGCGACCCTGCTGATCACGACGCGAATGGATGCTTACCGTCATATTTTGTATGCCGGGGCGGGGCTTTACAGCGCGTCGGATAAGGTTGAACGGAGTGAATGGCGTACGTTTGTCGACATGCTTCGAATCGAGCGTTCTTTTCCGGGGATTCAGGGGTTGGGCTACGCCGCCGTGATCGATCCTTTCGAGCTTAAACGGCACGAAGCGGCGATGCGTAAGGAAGGATTCGTCGACTACGCCCTTCGTCCGGCGGGCAAACGGGAATCGTATACCGCCATCGTCTATCTCGAGCCGCTGGACGAACGCAACCGCCGGGCGATCGGGTATGACATGTTTTCGGAAAAAACACGCCGGCAAGCAATGGTCCGCGCAGCGGAAAGCGGGGTTGCGGCGGCAAGCGGAAAAGTGCGCCTGATGCAGGAGAACCAGATCGACGAACAGGCCGGTTTTTTGATGTATGTTCCGGTGTACGCCAAAGGGGCGCGTCTGGAAACAAAGGCTCAGAGACTGGCGGCATTGCAGGGATTCATCTATGCACCGTTCCGGGTCAAAGACCTGATGCGCGGCGTTTTGGGGGAACGTTACAGGGATCTTGCATTTGAAATTTACGACGGTGCCCCGACCCAAGCGAATCTGCTGCTTTCCCGGAATATGGGCTCGGTCGTGAAAGATGCTCCCAGCATTGAAAAACGGATCGACATCGACGGAAGGGTATGGACCTTGCGTTACAGGCCGTTGCACGGTTTCGTCCAGGAGGCGCAGACGAGCTTTCCGTGGCTGGTGTTGCTGCTGGGGACGCTATTGTCGTTTACCCTCTTTGCCGTCATCCGTTCTCTCATCCGTACCAAGGAAAAGGCCCAGCAGCTGGCCGAGAAGATTACCGCGAAACTTTCGATATCCGAGGAACGTCTGCGTTATGTACTTGAGGGATCGGGTGACGGGATCTGGGACTGGAATATGGAGACCAACGAAGTTTTTTTCTCCAAACGGTGGAAAGAGATGCTCGGTTTTCGCGACGAGGAGATTTCAAACAATCTTTTTGAATGGGAAAAACGGGTTCATCCGGGCGATATCGACCGCGTTTATAAAGATTTGCAGCTGCATCTTGACGGCAAAACCGAAGTCTATACGAACGAACACCGGGTCATGTGCAAAGACGGCACCTACAAGTGGATATTCGATCGCGGGATCATTGTGGCACGGGATCGTCACGGACGTCCGGCGCGCATGGTCGGGTCGCATGCCGATATCACCGAGCGCAGGGAGATGGAAGAGTCGCTGAAAGCCGAACGGGACTATTCGGCCAATATTATCAAGGAGACCCCGATCTTCGTCGTAGGGCTCGCGCCGGACGGAACGTGCAATTTCGTCAATCCGGCGGGGGAACGGATAAGCGGTTACAGCGCCGCGGAACTGATCGGCAGAAACTGGTGGGAAACGTTTCATCCGGGCGAATCGTATGCCCACATCGAATCGCTGCTGCACAAACTCTCCACCCATGCCGACGTGCGCGATTACGAGATGGCGTTGACCCGAAAAGACGGTGAAGAGAGGATTATTGCCTGGAATTCTCTGATCCGTTCGGATGCGAACGGCGAGTGCGTCGAATACATCGGATTCGGCTACGATATCACCGAACGCAAAAGGGTCGAAGCCGAACTGATGGTGGCCAAAGAGCAGGCCGAAACCGCCAACATCGCCAAAAGCCAGTTCCTCGCCAACATGAGCCATGAGATACGCACCCCGATGAATGCGGTACTGGGACTCAGCCAGCTGATGTTTGACAGCGATCTGAACCCCAAACAGCGCGACTGTATCCAAAAAATCTACCGTTCGTCGAAAATGTTGCTGGAAATCATCAACGATATTCTGGATTATTCGAAAATCGAGGCCGACAAGCTTGAACTGGAAGAAAAAAGTTTTGCCCTCGAAAACGTCTTGTCCCAACTTAACGCGATATTCGCACAGCGTGCCGAAGAGCAGGGGATAACGCTTGATTTCGGGATGGAGGAAAACGTTCCGGGGATCATCGTCGGCGATGAACTCAGACTGGATCAGATTTTGACGAACCTATTGAGCAACGCTTTGAAATTTACCCACAAAGGAAAAGTGTCTTTGAATATTTCATTGCTGGAACGGCGGGGAGATCGGGCTCTGATCCGTTTCAGCGTCGCTGACACGGGGATAGGAATGAACGAATCGCATATCGCCAAACTCTTCATCCCCTTCAGCCAGGCGGATACTTCGATCACCCGAAAATACGGGGGAACGGGGCTTGGCCTGACGATTTCCAGACGCCTGGTCAATGCGATGGGAGGCGATCTGAGCGTAGAGAGCCGCAAAGGGGCGGGATCGACCTTTTCGTTCGATATCGATGTCGCGGTAACGGCATGGGAGCGTGAAACTACCTTGATTGCAGAACGTGAAGCGCCTCTAGAGCTTGGTTTGGCATCTACGCATGAAAAACGAAATCTTTCGGAATTGGGCGGATTGCACGTGCTGCTGGCAGAGGACAACCTGCTCAACCAGGAAGTGGTGACGATGATGCTCGGCAGGGTCGGAATAGTCCCTACCATTGCCCGAAACGGAAAAGAAGCGGTCGAACTTTTCCTTTCCGATCCGCACCGTTACGATCTGCTGCTGATGGATCTTCAGATGCCGATCATGAGCGGGTACGAAGCGACGGGGATCATCCGGCAATACGATGCACAGATCCCGATTATCGCTCTGACCGCCGCGGCGATGATCGAGGACCGTGAAAAAGTCCTGGAAGCGGGTATGAACGACCATTTGGGCAAACCGATCGACATGAACGATCTGTATGCCACGATCGCCAAATGGAGCCGGGCATCCGAGGGAGTCTCGTCGTCGGCCGAGCGGCTATACAAAAAGGTTTCGGAGGACGAATCGGTTTTGGATGAGGAGTATCTGCAGACCGTTTCGAGTGGAAAAGCAGAGCGGATACAGCAGCTTTTGTCGATGTTTCTGGCTCAGCTCGAGGGGGAATTTGTCGATCTGGGTGAAAAGATCCGACATAACGACTGGGAGGCCCGGGCGGGCATCCATGCCCTCAAAGGAGTCAGCGGCAATATCGGTGCCGAAGCACTGTGCGGCGTTTGCACCCGCATCGACGCCAAATACAAACGCTCCGAAAATACGGCGGATGCCGACGCCGACGCCTTGCAAGATGCCATGGCTGTTTTGCGCGAGCGGATTCGCCTATACCTGCAAAACAGTGTTGCCGATCCCGTTGCTTCGTCGATGGACACCGAAACGTTTAACGTTCTGTTTGCTAAAATCAGCGATTCCCTTAAAGAAAGAAACCTGGTTTCGCCGGACGAACAGCGCTCCTTGGCCGATGCACTCAAGGGCCGGGTCGATAAAAACGAGCTCGAGGAGTGGAGAGACGCAATGGACAATTTCGAACTGCAAAGGGCATATGAGATCATGCAAGGGTGGAAAGTGTGA
- a CDS encoding phosphatase, which translates to MIAIDLGSNTIRFVEFDGYEWGRSFEKIVRTAEGLNESGLIGENAQRRIVEAIAEARERLEWENRSIVAYTTAAMRRARNASDVLARIERESGLRFEIIDPMREASLTLLAVQYRLKKLGIGAEAFVLADIGGGSTELIRVEGGKSNALSIEKGIVTLSESVRRAAELGEKIAEFAACVRNAFPDPSGTLVLTAGTPTTIAAYVNGMDYETYDPARINGYVLSLRECYRAYDELLAMDEDRRTRYVGVGRENLIIAGILMVTALYEALGHEEAIVVDDGLREGIALDYFNRKSDTSAL; encoded by the coding sequence ATGATCGCGATCGATCTGGGGTCGAACACGATCCGTTTTGTGGAGTTTGACGGATACGAGTGGGGGCGGAGTTTTGAAAAAATCGTCCGTACCGCCGAGGGATTGAATGAAAGCGGCCTCATCGGCGAAAACGCACAGCGGCGGATCGTCGAGGCCATCGCCGAAGCGCGGGAACGGCTGGAATGGGAAAACCGTAGCATCGTCGCCTATACCACCGCCGCCATGCGCCGCGCCCGCAACGCTTCGGATGTGCTTGCGCGGATCGAACGCGAATCCGGGCTCCGGTTCGAGATTATCGATCCGATGAGGGAAGCGTCGTTGACGCTTCTGGCGGTGCAATACCGTCTGAAAAAACTGGGGATCGGTGCCGAGGCGTTCGTACTCGCCGACATCGGCGGAGGATCGACCGAACTGATACGCGTCGAAGGGGGCAAAAGTAATGCGCTCAGCATCGAAAAAGGGATCGTAACCCTCTCCGAGAGTGTTCGCCGCGCAGCCGAGCTCGGTGAAAAAATCGCCGAATTCGCCGCGTGCGTCCGCAATGCATTTCCCGACCCCTCAGGAACGTTGGTACTGACGGCCGGAACCCCGACGACGATCGCGGCCTACGTCAACGGTATGGATTATGAAACCTATGATCCTGCGAGGATCAACGGCTACGTTCTTTCCCTCCGCGAATGTTACCGCGCTTACGATGAGCTGCTCGCAATGGACGAAGATCGTCGCACGCGCTATGTCGGGGTAGGGAGGGAAAACCTTATCATTGCCGGGATATTGATGGTGACGGCATTGTACGAAGCACTCGGACATGAAGAAGCGATTGTCGTAGACGACGGTTTGCGCGAGGGGATCGCGCTTGATTATTTCAACCGAAAATCGGATACATCTGCGCTTTGA